The genomic DNA GGGGGCCAGGGCCTAGGGGTGGAAAAGTGTCCTGCCACCAGTCAAGCAAGAAAAGCTGGCCCCAACTGTTTTACTCTGCTTCTTCTAACAGGTGAATGCCTTCTCAGTACAGAGTTCCCTCCTCTCACAGCCACGTCACCAAAGCCAGGCACTTGAACAGAAAGCCTCCTCTCCCTGTTGGCTTCAAAAGCTCTCTAGCTTGTGGATGCCCCCGCAACACTCCATAGCTTCCTCCCGAGGCCTTCGGCTCCACTTCACGTCTGGTTTCCTGATGTATTACCCACCACCACCCAGGACTACTTGTTCTCCTTTATCCCTGCATATAGCTACCTCCCTCTCCAGTCCACtggaaattccatttttttctagttacTTAAACTGAAAAACACCCCAGAGTCTATGATTTGAAAAGTGGACTTGTACCCCAATCCGTTTTTTCCCAATAATTTTCTCAATACATGTAACTGGTGTGATTTTTAAGTGTTAAACTATTTCTCACCAAAGCAACTTTTACACCAAAACAAACTGTAATAAGGAAACCTAACAGGAATATACCTTCATATACCTGGGCCCAGAATGAGCACCACTAGATGATACAAGGTTTGATGTGAACGTGATGATGTCTGCTTCAGAGACTGACACTTTTAAACATGGTATATCCAGTGGAACAGCCCTCCACCTACCTTACCTAACCCACCAACCAGTGTAGTGTCATTGTTACAGGTCACCTGAAACGTGGAGAAACAATAGCCAAGGCAAAGGTCTTCTAGTGTGGCCGATTCACAGGTCAAGAAACAAGCCTAGGTACACATCCTGATTCTACTATCAGCTCTGGTCACATCAAGGGCCTAGATAACTGTCCAAGGAAGGAAGCCTGTCTGGCTACAAAGTCTAACACTGAGCTCCTCCTATGAGGTCTCCCAGGGAAACCTTCCTGCTATATGTTGCTTATCAATTAATGTAAAACTTGGAAACTGGCCTCAAGTAATGACATTGGATGTGCAGTTTTGTATATATGTGGAGAGTTATGAAAGGCTAGCTGGTTAGAGTTCTAGGGTATAAGCAAGGGGTTTTTCCTCATTTGGATTACATCTACAGTTTTCACACTTAACTGTGCATGAGCCCCAAGGGATGGGGGTAGATGCTTTCATCTCTTCTATACATTGGGCTTCTGGCTATCATGTCTTTTAAAGAAAGAGTTTCCATTCCAGAAGtgggtaaattttaaaatactctgaAAGCGGGATGGACCCTCAGTGTCTACACAGATAAAcagaataatcttttttcttgcttctccAGCTCATTCACTTGTCTGGTCAGAAAGTCAGAAGTTAAGAGAAAGTGGGCTTCacagtgattttaaaatgcatcttAACCATCTTAATCTAATCCTGGCTCATTCCTCAGACATCTTCTGAAAAGAGCAAACATAAACTTCCCATCTACAGCCACTTAAAGGAGGgctgatcctccctcttcagcaaGGTGTGCAGTAGTGACTAGAGGAGCACTTATGACCTCAGCCATGGGGTTCTGCCACTCCATCCACCGTATCTGCTCTGTGACCTCCTAGCCAGGCCCTCCTAACTTGCCCtcaaggtgtttttacctttagCAGAGTCTGTTCTGACATAAGACTTAATATGCCTAGTAATTACTGAACCAGATATAGTTTCAGACATTCCAAAGATTAAGTATTCCAGGATTGTTACCAAGGATTGTACTTGTTCCCCATCTCAGGGGACTATGGTTTGGTCCCAGAGGGGCTGTTCCCCTTTTCCTCCAAAGGAAATACCAGATTTGAACCAACCACAACATTGTGGCTGACAAGACTTAACTCAAGTATTTAATAGCTGCACAAAAAAATTCCTAATAAAGAGCTTATTCTGcataattagaaaagaaagacaccaagccatttaaacataatttatgtACATTTATGGCTTTATACAATTATAGCAAAGATTGTTCTTGTGTCTGTAAGTACATCAACATCATCAGGCACTTCTCAGAGAGTATTGGAACAAGAACGTGGAATCTGCACTGTTACTAAACTCGGGTAGCGAAATGCAGGAGGCATGACTACATCCTGATGGGACTTCCATGGCCACCCCTGGCCACACTGCCAGGCTGTGCCCACCTCAAGGAGAGGCCAACTGTAATGCCAGGCTGGTCTGTTCGCATAAAccacaatgcatttttttttaaatgaatgattatTCCCAaactaaaaccagaaaagaaacttctcttttaaaattagttataaATTAAGAACTCTTAGGAGCTTGAACGTAAGAATTTTAAGTTGGGGCTGGGATTATTGGTAGCATATATCCAGCAGTTGAACAAGTCCAATTTGTGTATCGTTGGAGAATGATTTCCATTTTAAGTGTCCTTATCCTCTTCTTGGGATGTTCCATTGATTTACTGCTCACTGGGATACATGTGCTCATTTAGACTTTGTCAGTTTGTCAAAGCAGAACTTTCCAAGTAATACATCTATTACCTAAATATATTCCATACGTCTATATTACGGAAACAatacatctttatatttaaaatatctgaatagcTCTATAATACAATATGCTTTTAATAACAGTACAAaccagagaaaataaatcaagcaAGGCTGCATAGGTGATATCATTTGCACATTTCACAAAGCAATCATGTACAATAACTGATATATATACTCATCACTCCAGAAAGTCAGTAttcttacaggaaaaaaaactacCAGAGGCCACATAATGTTTGCTTTCCAGACAGACCAGATGCCTTTCCCTGGACTTCACTGTTCTCAGAGAGCTACCCAGGATTCATGACAGGATTTCAACACACAATGGGGGCTTGGGGGAGGTATAATTACCCAGACTCAGGAGGAAGAAACATTTTCCTAAGAGCCACTCTATGAAGTAGTAAGATTTTAACAGTGATTTTAGCTGTAGTTGCCTCTTTAATGAACAAATGGGGGCTCTGAGGTTCCTCGTATTATGCTGCAGTAACGGCATGGGAGGAAAGTGACAGTACGTAGTAATAGAAATGAGTACACAAGTACTTTGGCACCAAGTTCAGTTACATACCCAGGAGGCCGTGCTTAGAGGAACTTGGGTTTCTAAAACCAGCTATGTCTTGGAGTGCCCCAAAACGAGGATGGATAGAGTGGTGGTTGTTCAATGAATCTTCAAAAAAATGATCATCACAGTGGGAAGCTTACAACAGAGCTGGCTTACTGTAGGAAATCTTATCAGGAACACTTGTGTTCTTGTTAAACATTTAGGAAATATCAAGCCAATGAAGACGCAATTTAACATACAAGACAAAGCAAGTGTGATGTGggctatataaagaaaaattagatcCTTCTCAAGAACACAAGAGGAACAGTGCTGTGCACCTGTTCTCTTCATTGTGATGACTTTGGGCTTTCCACATGACTTGAAAATACTGATGGACTGAATAGGACACAAAGCCAATTAATTTGTTCTGTCAGTTACAGGCAATTGGAAAGTAATAAAACATAATGATAGGAATTACAGTTTAGGTTGCTACAGGctaaagaaattttcaaattctTAAGCCAAGGCTTTTAATATAATCTCAATGCACAACTTACAGCTGGTTTTCAAATAAATCTCCCCAATTTTTAAGTAAGTTCTATTCCATTTGCTACCCATctgaacttatgaacacaaattCTACAAACCACTCAAGTCCCATTTTAAAATTCCCTCCTTCCACTTAAACTTCCACAGTGTGCTAAGTAATCTAATCTGCAGGGCAGAAGGGAGAATGGGATGAAGTATGAGTGTTGACATAATTCCTCAAGGCAGAACTACAAAACCAACCTCCACCTGGACTGAAAGAAGAGCAAAGAATTATGAGGGGAAACTTTTGCTAAAGCTCAACTCAAAATGGTGAAGTGGATCAAAATCCCTCGTTTGACAAAGGACCATTGCTTTAGATGCAGATCTCCCTTTTCTGATCTACAAACATTATGAGGCCTCCCAGGACTACAGAGGTCTCTAGAGAAGACTTGATGCTATGCAGTATGCATAGTTCAGTAGAAGCAgatgaaatttctttaaaatacatacataaaaacataTTAAGTTATCCTAAATATGAAACGCAAAGTGTCCATAACTATACATCACTTTCCTGCCCAAATAGGGCCTGAAACGTTGAATATGCAAGTACTAATTACAATGATTTAAGATTAGTCAGAAACATCACTAAGTAGCATCCCAAAGTGTACAAACCAGTTAAGCACGTATAAAATTAGTACTAATCCAGTtagaatacaaaatgaaaattatgaatGCTGCCCCAAATACCTGTGGTTCCACAAAATTTACAAGCCGACTATGTAACAAAGTAGACTCTagttttaagaaaacattattaCAGTTCAATATCTATTCCAAAAATGTTCTTAAGTCCCAACAATAACGTCAAAAATCATTTATCTGGAAATTAGAACCATTTAAATGTTTGTACAAATttgcaaataacaaaataaacaaaaaaaatagaaaagacctGTACAAAGCTggcatttaatctttttttttttccaaaagtttaACAAGTCCATTAATCTAGCAGATTGATAACAGGCTACTTGGTTCTCATGTGAATTCTGTGGCAACGTGAACAGGTCCAAGGCTGTTCAATGGAGGTGCAGAATGGAGATTCAGTTCTTTGTGATCCGTCAGTTCCGCAGAAAACAGGTAGTACAAACAAAAGTTTAACTTATCAAGACATGAGACCCATCACAGTATTACAAAAAGAGTATAAACTTTCCTTGGACCaactggatatttaaaaaaaccaaaaacacacacaaatacaatcTGTATCTACTGCTTATATACAAAACTTGAAAGCACACCAGGATCTGAAAATCTTTTCTGCAATTATATGGTGTAGTGAGTTTGGCACTTCATTGTAATGAAATTTCCAATGGCACAGTCCTTATCTACAGCAGCACATAACCTGCACACATTGGGCAAACATCCTGTACAGGAAAAATGTCTTTGCTGCCAAGTCTGacgaaaggaaaaaaggagggttttttgttttgtttttttttttaaaccaagaaaaCTAAAAGGGAGTTGGTGAAGGACATCTTTGGACTGCTTCTCTCAGTTCCTGCTGTCAGACAATCTGAAGTACTTTTAAGTGTAACCTAggaaaaaacacatacatacgcacacacacatacacacacaatgaaaaTATAGCCAAATTAAAATCAATTCAACTTAACATGTTAAGAGTGACAGACATACTTAGGGGCAAAAAGCTAGAGCTTTCTCAAACAGCTCTAAAatcattcaatggggaaaatTCTACtttacaaaaaaacccttcagcATTTGATTTATatcaaatgtattcatttattgaaGAGCTACTAAAAAAGATGCAGCCATCGAACTGtcaaaaagaaatctttaaagcAGTTAAAGGAAGCTTCCTTCTGTGTAAGCTCAGAAGGAAAATTGTAAGCTGCAAAAAGGACAGTGAACGATAAAAGATCCCTCTCTGCAAGAGGCAGTCAGTTGACATCAAAGATGTGCTAACCATGGCAAGTTACTGTGTTCCTCGCTTTTAAGTTCTATTTTTCAAAAGGTCTTTTGATATTGGGGTGAACTTACCTGCTCACTAATCCTCAGCCTGACACCCAGCTATGTGTCGTTGTCTTGACACTGTGCGGGAAGCTTTGGTTGGGCAACACATTGTCAAAGTTAAAATCCAAGGTATCTCCATCCATGAGGTCATTCCGAATGATGGATTCCATGTCACAGTCTAAGCGCTCAATGAACATGCCATCCAAGTCACTTGGGAGCTTCTCCTGGTGGAGAAGGCCCATTCTGCCATAGCCATTGCAGCTGCTCACGGAGGAGTAGCCCCCCAGGGCACTCATCTGCATGGGGTGGGGCAGAGGCACTTGTACAGGTGTCTTCACTTGGGTCAGGCGGTTCATACCAGAGGTGTGGGGCATGGTGCTTACTGTGTGGGGCAGGGGACGCCCGTTAACTGCAGATGTCTGCTGAGCATGTCCAGGGTGGGTATGGGAGCTGGGATTCATCATTTTGTTATGAGATGCCTGGCTGCCATAGGTTGACATGACCGAATTAGGGCCCATCATGACGTTCTGGCCCAGAACCCGGCTGTTGGGCTGGGCTACCCCAGGATCAACTGGTGTCATAATGTCATTATGGGGAGGAGAGTCAGAAGTCAGCAACTCCTTCAAGAGTCCAGGCGCACAGTTATACTGACTCATACCTCCATAACTCGACTTATTGTCCTGAAGTGTTTGCATAGGCATCTGGGGCAAAGGGCTCATGCTGGATTGcccatatgtatatttttggtaGTTTGGGCTGGGTGAATTCAAACTGGTGTTTGGTGGCGCAAACGAGTAGCATGGCGTCTGCTGCATCATGGTGCCAGGTGAGGACTGGGTCGAAACAGTTAATGATGTTGGTGATGAGAGAAGGTTGAGATTATCCAAAAGATTTTCCATGTTTTCGGGATTGCTTATCTCAGACAGACTGGGTAAAGTAGAGGCCATCTTTGCAGCAGATGGCGGGTACACCATAGAATGCACATCCCCTTCTCCAAGATCATCCTGTTCGGTCATAATGGGTGAGAGTCTCCCACTAATAGTACTAGCATTTGAGCTAGTTCGAGGGCGAAATGTACTCCAGTTATCAAAGTCATCGTTGCTGTGAGAGCCAGGGCTTGCAGGCCATTTGGAAAACTGTGATCCAGGGCTGTCCCCAGCACCCTCCTGGCCAGACTGGAGGGATGCTTTCTTCTTGGCAGCTCGGCTTCGGCTCTTAGCAAATTTACTGTTGTTGTCCATGGATGC from Nomascus leucogenys isolate Asia chromosome 5, Asia_NLE_v1, whole genome shotgun sequence includes the following:
- the FOXO1 gene encoding forkhead box protein O1, which codes for MAEAPQVVEIDPDFEPLPRPRSCTWPLPRPEFSQSNSATSSPAPSGSAAANPDAAAGLPSASAAAVSADFMSNLSLLEESEDFPQAPGSVAAAVAAAAATGGLCGDFQGPEAGCLHPAPPQPPPPGPLSQHPPVPPAAAGPLAGQPRKSSSSRRNAWGNLSYADLITKAIESSAEKRLTLSQIYEWMVKSVPYFKDKGDSNSSAGWKNSIRHNLSLHSKFIRVQNEGTGKSSWWMLNPEGGKSGKSPRRRAASMDNNSKFAKSRSRAAKKKASLQSGQEGAGDSPGSQFSKWPASPGSHSNDDFDNWSTFRPRTSSNASTISGRLSPIMTEQDDLGEGDVHSMVYPPSAAKMASTLPSLSEISNPENMENLLDNLNLLSSPTSLTVSTQSSPGTMMQQTPCYSFAPPNTSLNSPSPNYQKYTYGQSSMSPLPQMPMQTLQDNKSSYGGMSQYNCAPGLLKELLTSDSPPHNDIMTPVDPGVAQPNSRVLGQNVMMGPNSVMSTYGSQASHNKMMNPSSHTHPGHAQQTSAVNGRPLPHTVSTMPHTSGMNRLTQVKTPVQVPLPHPMQMSALGGYSSVSSCNGYGRMGLLHQEKLPSDLDGMFIERLDCDMESIIRNDLMDGDTLDFNFDNVLPNQSFPHSVKTTTHSWVSG